In a single window of the Bacteroidota bacterium genome:
- a CDS encoding T9SS type A sorting domain-containing protein, translating to MKKSISFILLVFGLSLAKSSFGQCEKIFAVNNVKILDCGQIQFKYKIEKGNGAIQFEWFIDNHILMNNNDFTLKYSGKRWIPYTIHIWNDCSDFKQYDSIFINYEQVSVMAAHELQNCTDAKFHFISSNQNQLPQFYEWSGDDGFLKTNEWEPTHTYPGPGTYKYTLKYLAEGACDYSYFHGVVTIKNTATAIAGDDKTLCMYNGEQLLSGIPVGGTWSGNGVDGNAFDPQKAGVGKHELLYTTHENQCEAKDKVIFTVKDINPDFTADVVEGIAPLVVNFNSKLNNNQFVSWDFGDANSSTLNNSNLPNPLHIYTEPGLYNVILKIDDFETGCSGERIYKKLIRVSEKNQHNIIINRGLAIYPNPTKGEFKFVVEKDQNVNYNIDIITLNGQLVTSSGYMSLATTEMNLSNLPSGMYLVRVKMDNGKALTGKLVLMN from the coding sequence ATGAAAAAGTCTATCAGCTTCATTTTACTGGTGTTTGGCCTATCTTTGGCTAAGTCGTCCTTTGGGCAATGTGAAAAGATATTTGCTGTAAATAACGTTAAAATTCTTGATTGTGGCCAAATCCAATTCAAATATAAAATTGAAAAAGGCAATGGAGCTATTCAGTTTGAGTGGTTTATTGACAATCATATTTTGATGAACAATAATGATTTCACACTAAAATATTCGGGCAAACGTTGGATTCCTTATACGATACATATCTGGAACGATTGCAGTGATTTTAAACAATACGATTCTATTTTTATAAACTATGAACAGGTATCTGTAATGGCGGCTCATGAACTTCAAAATTGTACGGATGCCAAATTCCACTTTATCAGTTCCAATCAAAACCAATTGCCGCAATTTTATGAATGGTCAGGCGACGACGGTTTTTTAAAAACCAATGAATGGGAACCTACGCACACTTATCCAGGCCCAGGAACCTATAAGTACACGCTTAAATACTTGGCAGAAGGGGCTTGTGACTATTCCTATTTTCATGGGGTTGTTACTATTAAAAATACCGCAACTGCAATTGCTGGCGATGACAAGACATTATGCATGTATAACGGGGAACAATTACTCTCAGGAATACCTGTTGGCGGCACATGGTCGGGAAATGGCGTTGATGGGAATGCCTTCGACCCGCAAAAAGCTGGTGTAGGCAAACATGAGCTACTATATACGACCCACGAAAATCAATGCGAGGCAAAAGATAAAGTTATATTTACAGTAAAAGATATAAATCCTGATTTTACTGCTGACGTTGTTGAGGGAATTGCTCCCTTAGTCGTTAATTTCAACAGTAAACTTAATAATAATCAATTTGTGTCTTGGGATTTTGGTGATGCAAACTCAAGCACTCTGAACAATTCTAATTTACCCAATCCTCTGCATATATATACCGAACCAGGTTTGTACAATGTGATTTTGAAAATTGATGATTTTGAAACTGGTTGCAGCGGTGAACGTATATACAAAAAGCTGATTAGGGTTTCAGAAAAGAATCAGCATAATATTATTATTAATCGTGGCTTGGCTATTTACCCCAATCCAACCAAAGGAGAATTTAAGTTTGTAGTAGAGAAAGACCAGAATGTAAACTACAATATTGACATCATTACTTTGAACGGACAATTGGTAACTTCATCGGGCTATATGTCTTTAGCTACAACCGAAATGAATTTGTCAAACCTGCCTAGCGGAATGTATTTGGTAAGAGTGAAGATGGATAATGGGAAAGCACTTACAGGTAAATTAGTTCTGATGAACTAA
- a CDS encoding PAS domain S-box protein: MLNGDTLLYEEVKEQVQVLMDLSPNYTFFKDKFFRYVMVNKNFATFQKRPPEYFIGRTDEDFLENFELLDTFLKQDIEVLSKEGKIEFPVVEIPLESGEIRYFRITKDIIKNYLGYDKLIFCTAVDVTQIIENEKQKQEKDVFYKHLFNNNLDGIVLFDSTEYKNLDCNERVLEIFKCRREEFLNFEVTVNQPHFQPDGTKTTTFMEHNISEAKRLGKLRTTFHTLRFDFSPCVLDIHIYKFSEVHPDHVVIIFKDITEQYNMMEQVIEDKERFKNLFERNPSGVAIVDFDWNVISVNDSWVKLLGYTLEELKEKTIPGISHIDDMSLHNELKTKAINGEIDTYKLRKRYIKKDGNTLYGELTAGVVKDKKGRPSYLIGILSDITDMVNTQEELNSKNDHLQKIIEELNTLVYRTSHDLRSPITSVMGLTNLFELNGEDDPNNIYVNMMKNQLTKLDNVIKDIIEYHKISHNEPERLVVDFETIINDKFDQLRFLPNFDKINTTISIQKEVDYIGDRYLIGILFNNFISNAIKYTDFGKPHNYININIHIDSENALIRIADNGIGIEKEYVDRIFKMFFRATELSQGTGLGLYMVREIISKMNGQINVDSNYGQGTTFEIILPNKVQLV, encoded by the coding sequence ATGCTAAATGGAGATACCTTATTGTATGAAGAAGTAAAGGAACAGGTGCAAGTACTAATGGACTTGTCGCCTAACTATACCTTTTTTAAAGACAAATTCTTTAGGTATGTGATGGTGAATAAAAACTTTGCTACTTTTCAAAAGAGACCACCGGAATATTTTATAGGTCGAACAGATGAAGATTTCTTGGAGAATTTTGAGTTGCTTGATACTTTTCTGAAACAGGATATTGAAGTTTTGTCTAAAGAGGGTAAGATTGAATTCCCTGTTGTGGAAATACCTTTGGAAAGTGGTGAAATTCGCTATTTCAGAATTACCAAAGATATCATTAAAAACTATCTGGGTTATGATAAGCTTATCTTTTGTACCGCAGTGGATGTGACCCAAATTATTGAGAACGAAAAACAGAAACAAGAAAAGGATGTATTTTACAAACATCTGTTCAACAATAATTTGGATGGTATTGTATTGTTTGATTCTACAGAATATAAAAACTTGGACTGCAATGAACGGGTGCTCGAAATATTTAAATGCCGCAGAGAGGAGTTTTTAAACTTTGAGGTAACTGTGAACCAACCACATTTTCAACCTGATGGCACAAAGACAACCACCTTTATGGAGCATAACATCTCCGAAGCTAAAAGGCTCGGCAAGTTGCGTACTACTTTCCATACCTTGCGATTCGATTTTTCTCCTTGTGTTTTAGATATACATATATATAAATTTAGTGAAGTGCATCCTGACCATGTGGTAATCATCTTTAAAGATATTACAGAGCAATATAATATGATGGAGCAAGTGATAGAAGACAAGGAAAGGTTTAAGAACTTGTTCGAGCGTAATCCATCAGGTGTAGCCATTGTTGATTTCGATTGGAATGTAATTTCAGTTAACGATTCATGGGTGAAATTGTTAGGCTATACTTTAGAAGAATTGAAAGAAAAGACTATTCCAGGTATTAGCCACATAGATGACATGTCTTTGCACAATGAATTGAAGACAAAAGCAATTAATGGTGAGATTGACACTTATAAATTGCGAAAGCGTTATATTAAAAAAGATGGCAATACTTTATATGGTGAGCTTACGGCTGGGGTTGTAAAAGATAAAAAAGGCCGCCCAAGTTATTTAATCGGAATCCTTTCAGATATCACTGATATGGTGAATACCCAAGAGGAATTGAATTCAAAAAACGACCACCTCCAAAAAATTATCGAAGAGTTAAACACACTGGTATATCGGACTTCTCATGACCTTCGCTCTCCTATTACTTCTGTGATGGGCCTCACAAACTTGTTTGAACTGAATGGTGAAGACGACCCAAACAATATATATGTGAACATGATGAAAAACCAATTGACCAAATTGGACAATGTAATTAAAGACATCATCGAGTATCACAAAATAAGTCACAATGAACCCGAAAGATTGGTTGTGGATTTTGAAACTATTATAAACGACAAGTTTGACCAACTTAGGTTTCTGCCCAACTTTGATAAAATAAACACCACTATTTCCATACAGAAAGAGGTAGACTATATCGGTGACCGATATTTAATCGGCATTTTGTTTAATAACTTCATTTCTAATGCTATCAAATACACTGATTTCGGTAAACCTCATAATTATATAAACATCAATATCCATATAGATAGTGAAAATGCCTTAATTCGTATAGCGGACAATGGGATAGGTATTGAAAAAGAATATGTGGATAGGATTTTTAAAATGTTCTTTAGGGCTACCGAATTAAGTCAAGGAACAGGACTTGGTCTTTATATGGTACGAGAAATTATCAGTAAAATGAATGGGCAAATAAATGTTGATTCGAATTATGGCCAAGGCACCACTTTTGAAATAATACTACCTAATAAGGTGCAGTTGGTTTAG
- a CDS encoding RluA family pseudouridine synthase has protein sequence MDELEIIEEQPELFEHFSIIVDNGQSALRVDKFLMHKIQNASRTKIQAAADAGSIIINGKPVKSSYKVKPADKLSIVLPNPPRDTELIPENIPLNIVYEDDQLLLVNKAAGMVVHPGYNNYHGTLVNALVYHFQNLPTHRNGEIRPGLVHRIDKDTSGILVVAKTEIAMSHLARQFFDHSINRKYIALVWGDVEQDKGTVVGHIGHNLKDRRIMQVFPDGDYGKEAITHYTVLERFHYVTLIECQLETGRTHQIRAHMKYLGHPLFNDATYGGDKILKGTTFAKYNQFIDNCFNIIPRQALHAKMLGFIHPTTHEHLIFESELPIDFAGVMDKWRNYIAHNK, from the coding sequence ATGGACGAGCTTGAAATTATAGAAGAACAACCCGAACTTTTTGAGCACTTTAGTATTATAGTCGACAATGGGCAAAGTGCATTGCGGGTGGACAAGTTCCTGATGCACAAAATCCAGAATGCCAGTCGTACTAAAATACAGGCCGCAGCCGATGCAGGTTCTATTATCATAAATGGCAAGCCAGTAAAATCTAGCTATAAAGTAAAACCTGCTGATAAACTCAGCATTGTGCTACCCAACCCACCTCGCGACACTGAGTTAATCCCCGAAAATATACCACTTAATATTGTATACGAAGACGATCAATTATTATTAGTGAATAAAGCTGCTGGCATGGTGGTACACCCTGGATATAATAATTACCATGGTACTTTGGTAAATGCATTGGTATATCATTTTCAAAATCTTCCCACACACAGAAACGGAGAGATTCGCCCAGGATTAGTACATCGGATAGATAAAGATACATCAGGCATATTGGTGGTGGCCAAAACAGAAATTGCGATGAGCCATTTGGCACGTCAGTTTTTCGACCATAGTATCAACCGTAAATATATAGCATTGGTATGGGGCGATGTGGAACAAGATAAAGGCACAGTGGTAGGTCATATAGGGCATAACCTCAAAGACCGACGCATTATGCAAGTATTCCCCGATGGCGACTATGGTAAAGAAGCAATCACGCATTATACGGTGCTTGAACGTTTCCATTATGTAACATTGATAGAATGCCAACTGGAAACAGGGCGTACCCATCAAATTAGAGCACACATGAAATATTTGGGTCACCCCTTATTTAATGACGCCACTTATGGAGGCGATAAAATTTTGAAAGGTACCACTTTTGCAAAATATAATCAATTCATTGATAACTGTTTTAATATAATACCTCGCCAAGCTTTGCATGCAAAAATGCTTGGTTTTATTCATCCCACCACGCACGAGCATTTAATTTTTGAAAGTGAACTTCCGATAGATTTTGCAGGAGTAATGGACAAATGGAGGAATTATATAGCTCATAATAAGTAA
- a CDS encoding alpha/beta fold hydrolase codes for MQNLILVHGALGSSNSWQHIVTHLEEHYYIHNINLPGHGASLEPMKETNLKYFSDYILNYTEGNRLNDYIMAGYSMGGYLGLYMAANHYKGLQKLYTIATKMLWDDAIANKEAMKLDYNTVSEKAPQFLTMQQNAHPNNWPYILSDTQNILQQIGQNPITTAHLNAIQIPVQMCVGNKDHMVTQEETLQAAAEILNSSYIILDEQPHIIEKMNGEIVAESIKKFAGL; via the coding sequence ATGCAAAATTTAATATTGGTTCATGGAGCCTTGGGCTCATCAAACTCATGGCAACATATCGTTACGCATTTGGAAGAACATTATTATATACACAATATCAATTTGCCAGGTCATGGTGCATCTTTAGAGCCAATGAAAGAAACTAATTTGAAATATTTCAGCGATTATATATTGAATTATACGGAAGGAAATAGGTTGAACGATTATATAATGGCAGGGTATAGTATGGGTGGATATTTGGGATTGTATATGGCAGCCAATCACTATAAAGGTTTGCAAAAACTATATACAATTGCCACCAAAATGTTGTGGGATGACGCAATTGCCAACAAAGAAGCAATGAAACTTGACTATAATACTGTAAGTGAAAAAGCACCACAATTTTTAACCATGCAACAAAATGCTCATCCAAATAACTGGCCTTATATATTATCCGATACTCAAAATATATTACAACAGATTGGACAAAATCCTATTACAACGGCTCATTTAAATGCTATACAAATTCCAGTACAAATGTGTGTGGGAAATAAAGACCACATGGTTACACAAGAAGAAACCTTGCAAGCCGCTGCTGAAATTTTAAATTCAAGTTATATAATTCTTGACGAACAACCACATATTATAGAAAAAATGAACGGCGAGATTGTTGCAGAATCTATTAAGAAATTTGCGGGATTATAA